A part of Paenarthrobacter sp. A20 genomic DNA contains:
- a CDS encoding SPOR domain-containing protein, with amino-acid sequence MTEYWYNVKTHEIEEDAMSDWTQLIGPYKTREEAEHALEKVKARNDAWDAQDDD; translated from the coding sequence GTGACGGAGTACTGGTACAACGTCAAGACGCACGAGATCGAAGAAGACGCCATGTCCGATTGGACCCAGCTGATTGGCCCTTACAAAACCAGGGAAGAAGCCGAGCACGCGTTGGAAAAGGTCAAAGCGCGCAACGACGCCTGGGATGCCCAGGACGACGACTAG
- the panB gene encoding 3-methyl-2-oxobutanoate hydroxymethyltransferase, with translation MAPSNLPESTTPAEVPAPYGTGPAATAATPPADGRKPISRVRIHHLQQAKDNGGRFAMLTAYEQYTAEIFDQAGIEVLLVGDSASNNVFGNETSLPVTVDELLPLTRAVSRAAKRALVVADLPFGSYEVSPGQAVATGVRFLKEGLAHAVKIEGTAYYADTVKAMVQAGIPVMAHIGFTPQSEHSLGGYRVQGRGDDAQRLVDDAVALQDAGAFSVLMEMVPAETAAAVDAALRVPTVGIGAGNSTTGQVLVWQDMAGLRGGKMAKFVKQYADLRTTLSDAAAAYGEDVRSGQFPGPEHSF, from the coding sequence ATGGCCCCGAGCAACCTTCCTGAGTCCACCACGCCCGCCGAAGTTCCCGCACCCTACGGAACAGGTCCTGCTGCCACGGCCGCGACGCCCCCGGCGGACGGCAGGAAGCCGATCAGCCGGGTCAGGATTCATCACCTCCAGCAGGCCAAGGATAACGGCGGGCGCTTCGCCATGCTGACTGCCTATGAGCAGTACACCGCCGAAATCTTTGACCAAGCCGGAATCGAAGTCCTCCTGGTTGGCGACTCCGCGTCCAACAACGTCTTCGGCAACGAGACGAGCCTTCCCGTCACTGTGGACGAGCTCCTGCCCCTGACGCGGGCCGTGAGCCGGGCAGCCAAGCGGGCCCTGGTCGTAGCCGACCTTCCGTTCGGCAGCTATGAGGTTTCGCCCGGACAGGCGGTGGCCACCGGTGTCCGGTTCCTCAAGGAAGGGCTGGCGCACGCTGTCAAGATTGAGGGCACCGCTTACTACGCGGACACTGTCAAAGCCATGGTCCAGGCCGGCATCCCGGTCATGGCCCACATCGGCTTCACCCCGCAAAGCGAACACTCCCTCGGCGGCTACCGGGTCCAGGGTCGCGGAGACGATGCGCAACGCCTCGTCGACGACGCAGTTGCCTTGCAGGATGCCGGCGCCTTCAGCGTGCTCATGGAGATGGTTCCAGCGGAAACTGCTGCCGCCGTCGATGCCGCCTTGCGGGTCCCCACGGTAGGGATTGGTGCCGGCAACAGCACTACGGGACAGGTCCTTGTATGGCAGGACATGGCAGGATTGCGGGGCGGCAAGATGGCCAAGTTCGTCAAGCAGTATGCCGACCTTCGCACCACCTTGAGCGATGCTGCCGCCGCCTACGGTGAGGACGTCAGGTCCGGGCAGTTCCCCGGACCCGAGCATTCCTTCTAG
- the glnA gene encoding type I glutamate--ammonia ligase — protein MDRQQEFVLRTIEERDVRFVRLWFTDVVGSLKSVALAPAEVEGAFEEGLGFDGSAIEGLARVFESDMLAQPDPSTFQILPWRGETEQTSRMFCDVLTPDGEPSAADPRNVLKRTLAKAADMGFTCYTHPEIEFYLLKSKDLGPDGSPVPVDEGGYFDHVPGGVAQDFRRTAVTMLESVGISVEFSHHEAGPGQNEIDLRYADALQTADNIMTFRTVIKEVALQQGTYATFMPKPFTDHPGSGMHTHFSLFEGDTNAFFEAGAEFQLSKTARQFIAGILKHAPEFTAVTNQFVNSYKRLWGGGEAPSYLSWGHNNRSALVRVPLYKPGKGQSARIEYRGIDSATNPYLAYAVLLGAGLKGIEEGYELPAAAEDDIWSLTTAERKAMGHAPLPASLHDAIRAMEESELVAEILGEQVFEHFLRNKRAEWQDYRLQVTPYELQRNLGIL, from the coding sequence ATGGACCGCCAGCAAGAGTTCGTTCTGCGGACGATCGAAGAGCGTGACGTGCGCTTCGTACGCTTGTGGTTCACCGACGTCGTTGGTTCGCTCAAATCGGTGGCACTTGCTCCCGCCGAGGTTGAAGGCGCCTTTGAAGAGGGCCTGGGGTTCGATGGTTCGGCCATCGAGGGCCTTGCCCGCGTATTCGAGTCCGACATGCTCGCCCAGCCGGACCCGTCCACCTTCCAGATCCTGCCGTGGCGCGGCGAGACGGAACAGACGTCGAGGATGTTCTGCGACGTCCTGACTCCCGATGGTGAGCCCTCCGCGGCAGACCCCCGCAACGTTCTTAAGAGGACGCTGGCCAAGGCTGCGGACATGGGCTTCACCTGCTACACCCACCCGGAAATCGAGTTCTACCTGCTCAAGTCCAAGGACCTCGGCCCGGACGGCTCGCCTGTTCCCGTGGATGAAGGCGGCTACTTCGATCACGTTCCGGGCGGCGTGGCCCAGGACTTCCGCCGCACGGCCGTCACCATGCTTGAATCCGTAGGCATCTCCGTGGAGTTCAGCCACCACGAAGCCGGCCCTGGCCAGAACGAGATCGACCTCCGTTACGCGGATGCCCTGCAAACCGCGGACAACATCATGACGTTCCGCACGGTCATCAAGGAGGTCGCCCTTCAGCAGGGCACGTACGCCACCTTCATGCCGAAGCCGTTCACGGACCACCCCGGTTCCGGCATGCATACCCATTTCTCCCTGTTCGAGGGCGACACCAACGCGTTCTTCGAAGCCGGAGCCGAATTCCAGCTGTCCAAGACGGCACGCCAGTTCATCGCGGGAATCCTGAAGCACGCACCGGAATTCACGGCAGTCACCAACCAGTTCGTGAACTCCTACAAGCGGCTGTGGGGTGGCGGCGAAGCACCTAGCTACCTGAGCTGGGGCCACAACAACCGTTCTGCACTTGTCCGCGTCCCGCTCTACAAGCCCGGCAAGGGCCAGTCGGCACGCATCGAGTACCGCGGCATCGATTCCGCCACCAACCCGTACCTCGCGTACGCCGTCCTGTTGGGCGCCGGGTTGAAGGGCATCGAAGAGGGCTACGAACTTCCCGCTGCCGCCGAGGACGACATCTGGTCGCTGACTACCGCGGAGCGCAAGGCCATGGGACACGCACCCTTGCCGGCCAGCCTTCACGACGCCATCCGTGCCATGGAGGAATCGGAGCTCGTAGCTGAAATCCTTGGTGAGCAGGTGTTCGAGCACTTCCTGCGCAACAAGCGGGCGGAATGGCAGGACTACCGCCTCCAGGTCACTCCGTATGAGTTGCAACGCAACCTCGGCATTCTCTAG
- a CDS encoding bifunctional [glutamine synthetase] adenylyltransferase/[glutamine synthetase]-adenylyl-L-tyrosine phosphorylase codes for MSLARRLISAGFSDLEKGERFLAAPELEGIDEDALFAGLSMSASPDTALQSLVRLIEKNPGLKTLAAADQDSCEPMYRLLGASEALGEFLMRRPEHLDVFDVRVSPEPLQASNEELRAMLLRSVKAEPGAQRPVAGITGMPAYAALRTAYRRGLTELAIKDLCAASPQDFMPAVGAELADLAGAAIEAALAVSRAEAAGQFPAEEIADVGLAVIGMGKCGARELNYISDVDVIYVIEAGELEDARASTIGTALASGISRAISSSAPEPGLWEVDANLRPEGKSGPLVRTLPSHLSYYARWAESWEFQALLKARTIAGDRELGQRYEKAVEPLVWASAGREGFVESVQAMRRRVTDYIPAAEEQRQIKLGRGGLRDVEFTVQLLQLVHGKSDESLRCRDTTSAIAALSAGGYIGRADAAAFDNAYRYLRLLEHRIQLFQLRRTHLMPSTEDAQRFLAKAVLGPFSLERPHPDQLMGTWQKTKKAVRELHERIFYRPLLNTAAKLSSEDAKLSPEAAQGRLAALGYQDPQGAMRHIEALTAGVSRRAALQRQLLPILLGWLAEGVDPDAGLLAFRRVSEALGTTHWYLGLLRDSQAAAERLCQVLSNSRLISDLLEVSPESVAWLGSDKELVPIRFEAQWQEIQSKLSRHPDPESAMRLIRLIRRREILRTAIADSSGLLDQDAVGLALAETDRAAVLGALHVAEAVIASDGPLKTDVLVVAMGRQGGREIGYGSDADVIYVHRSRPGFTDAEAQEQATAIVSKVSSFLTQPLKPAIMAERVLMVDADLRPEGKNGAMVRSLESYAEYYRRWSLIWEAQALLRARPMAGSDELAADFVKLIDPIRYPKELAEQDVREVRRIKARVESERLPRGADPARHVKLGRGGLSDVEWLVQLIQLQHAGKHPELRTSSTLEALAAAVELNFIDEDDAALLREAWRLASRIRSANVIVTGRASDLLPSSRKDLEAAARWCGYAPGHAGQFEEDYLRLSRRARGVFEKIFYGN; via the coding sequence GTGAGCCTTGCACGTCGGCTCATCTCAGCCGGATTCAGTGACCTCGAAAAAGGCGAACGCTTCCTTGCTGCCCCCGAACTTGAGGGCATAGACGAGGACGCACTGTTTGCCGGTCTGTCCATGTCGGCCAGTCCGGATACCGCGCTCCAATCCTTGGTTCGGCTCATTGAGAAGAATCCAGGGCTGAAGACGCTGGCAGCGGCCGATCAGGACTCCTGCGAGCCCATGTACCGCCTGCTGGGGGCCTCCGAGGCGCTGGGGGAGTTCCTCATGCGTCGGCCGGAACATCTGGATGTCTTCGATGTCCGCGTCAGTCCGGAGCCTCTTCAGGCCTCCAACGAAGAACTCCGGGCCATGCTTCTCCGCTCCGTCAAAGCCGAGCCGGGCGCCCAGCGACCGGTTGCCGGAATCACCGGAATGCCGGCTTACGCGGCCTTGCGGACTGCCTACCGCCGGGGACTGACTGAGCTTGCCATCAAGGACCTTTGCGCTGCCTCGCCCCAGGATTTCATGCCGGCCGTCGGAGCCGAGCTGGCCGATCTCGCTGGAGCAGCCATCGAGGCTGCCCTTGCGGTATCCCGGGCCGAAGCGGCAGGTCAGTTTCCGGCGGAGGAAATCGCCGACGTCGGGCTCGCCGTCATCGGCATGGGCAAGTGCGGTGCCCGCGAACTGAACTACATTTCCGACGTCGATGTCATCTACGTCATTGAAGCGGGGGAGCTGGAGGACGCACGCGCATCAACCATCGGCACGGCGCTGGCATCAGGGATTTCGCGGGCCATTTCTTCCTCTGCACCGGAACCCGGTCTATGGGAGGTGGACGCAAATCTGCGTCCTGAAGGTAAGTCGGGGCCGTTGGTCCGCACGCTTCCTTCGCACTTGAGCTATTACGCACGCTGGGCCGAAAGCTGGGAATTCCAGGCGCTGCTGAAGGCCCGGACCATAGCTGGCGACCGGGAGCTGGGGCAGCGTTACGAGAAGGCAGTGGAGCCGCTCGTTTGGGCTTCGGCAGGACGTGAGGGCTTCGTTGAGTCCGTGCAGGCGATGCGCCGCAGGGTGACCGATTACATTCCTGCCGCCGAGGAGCAGCGCCAGATCAAGTTGGGCCGCGGCGGCCTCCGCGACGTCGAATTCACAGTGCAGTTGCTTCAGCTTGTCCATGGCAAATCCGACGAGTCCCTTCGGTGCAGGGACACTACCTCAGCCATTGCAGCACTTTCCGCGGGAGGGTACATCGGCCGAGCGGACGCTGCCGCCTTCGACAACGCCTACCGCTATCTGCGCCTGCTGGAACATCGGATCCAGCTGTTCCAGCTTCGGCGTACGCACCTCATGCCCTCGACCGAAGACGCGCAGCGATTCCTCGCCAAAGCCGTGCTGGGGCCCTTTTCGCTGGAACGGCCCCACCCGGACCAGCTCATGGGGACCTGGCAGAAGACCAAGAAAGCCGTACGGGAACTGCACGAGCGGATCTTCTACAGGCCGCTGCTCAATACAGCGGCCAAGCTCAGCAGCGAGGATGCCAAACTCAGCCCGGAGGCAGCGCAGGGGCGCCTCGCTGCGCTTGGTTACCAGGATCCGCAAGGCGCGATGCGGCATATCGAGGCGCTGACAGCGGGCGTCAGCCGCCGTGCGGCGCTGCAGCGCCAACTGCTCCCCATTCTGCTGGGCTGGCTCGCCGAAGGCGTCGATCCCGACGCCGGATTGCTCGCCTTCCGCAGGGTCAGCGAGGCTCTTGGCACCACGCACTGGTACCTGGGGTTGCTTCGGGATTCCCAGGCCGCCGCGGAACGCCTGTGCCAGGTGCTGTCCAATTCGCGGCTCATTTCGGACCTGCTGGAGGTGTCTCCGGAGTCCGTGGCGTGGTTGGGCAGCGATAAAGAGCTGGTACCCATCCGCTTTGAGGCCCAGTGGCAGGAAATCCAGTCCAAGCTGTCCCGCCATCCGGATCCTGAAAGTGCCATGAGGCTTATCCGGCTGATCCGGCGACGCGAGATCCTGCGGACCGCGATTGCGGACAGTTCAGGTTTACTCGACCAGGATGCCGTGGGACTTGCCCTGGCCGAGACCGACCGGGCAGCAGTCCTGGGAGCATTACATGTGGCGGAAGCCGTCATTGCCTCCGATGGTCCGCTGAAGACGGACGTCCTGGTGGTTGCCATGGGCCGGCAGGGCGGACGCGAGATAGGGTACGGCTCGGACGCGGACGTCATCTACGTGCACCGCTCGCGGCCCGGATTCACCGACGCCGAGGCCCAGGAACAGGCGACGGCGATCGTTTCGAAAGTCTCCAGCTTCCTGACCCAGCCCCTCAAGCCCGCGATCATGGCCGAACGGGTCCTTATGGTCGACGCTGACCTACGACCCGAGGGCAAGAACGGCGCCATGGTCCGGTCCTTGGAGTCATACGCGGAGTACTACCGCAGGTGGTCCCTGATCTGGGAGGCCCAGGCACTTCTGCGGGCCCGCCCCATGGCCGGTTCGGATGAGTTGGCCGCCGATTTCGTGAAGCTCATTGATCCCATCCGATACCCGAAAGAGTTGGCAGAGCAGGATGTACGGGAGGTCCGTCGCATCAAGGCCCGGGTGGAGTCCGAACGATTGCCGCGCGGGGCCGACCCTGCCCGGCATGTCAAGCTTGGGCGCGGTGGACTGAGCGATGTTGAATGGCTGGTCCAGTTGATTCAACTGCAACACGCAGGGAAGCATCCGGAGCTTCGGACCAGTTCAACTCTTGAGGCGTTGGCCGCCGCGGTGGAGCTGAACTTCATCGACGAAGACGACGCCGCGCTCCTGCGGGAGGCGTGGCGGCTCGCCAGCCGTATCCGTTCCGCGAACGTGATCGTGACGGGGCGGGCATCCGACCTTCTCCCGTCGTCACGTAAGGACCTTGAGGCCGCGGCACGGTGGTGCGGTTACGCTCCGGGACATGCGGGCCAGTTCGAAGAGGACTACTTGCGGCTAAGTCGACGCGCCAGGGGAGTCTTCGAGAAGATCTTCTACGGAAACTAG